The following proteins are co-located in the Bordetella bronchialis genome:
- a CDS encoding NAD(P)/FAD-dependent oxidoreductase — translation MAASTDIFAPGFQRRPYWWEAYEPPETGEDALPARVDVAIVGGGYTGICCALTLREAGVDAVVLEAGRPGQGASTRSGGQMTGGVNVQKKALAAVGESPAEREARLSARLRDAAASMRYVESLIERHGIQCGWQKTGRLTAMWLPQHYQAWQARMDQLNACTDSHARMIPRERLGREIGSDIYHGAALIEHAGHLHPAQLYGGMLAAARRAGARVHGNTHVAGIERVAGGYALRTARGTLRAGQVVIATNGYTGPDMGELRRKVVPIATYMIATEELAPDLAASILPTNRAVSESRRVVNHYRLSPDGRRLLFGGRARFTPASEETTARLLHRAMLRRFPQLAGTRITHSWGGNVAMTLDAMPHIGGAEGLHYALGCNGSGVAMMSYLGHSLGRKIAEQSRGPINAFDMGEIPGHPFYFGNTWFLFAIGSWYQARDAYDHWRAR, via the coding sequence ATGGCAGCTTCCACCGATATCTTCGCGCCCGGCTTCCAGCGGCGTCCCTATTGGTGGGAAGCGTATGAGCCGCCCGAAACCGGCGAGGATGCTCTGCCCGCCCGGGTCGATGTGGCCATCGTGGGCGGCGGCTATACAGGCATATGCTGCGCCCTGACCTTGCGCGAGGCAGGCGTCGATGCCGTCGTGCTGGAAGCGGGCCGGCCCGGCCAGGGTGCGAGTACGCGATCCGGCGGGCAGATGACCGGCGGGGTGAACGTGCAGAAGAAGGCGCTCGCCGCCGTCGGTGAAAGCCCGGCGGAGCGCGAAGCACGCCTGTCCGCCCGCTTGCGCGATGCCGCCGCCTCGATGCGCTATGTAGAGTCGCTGATCGAGCGGCATGGCATCCAGTGCGGCTGGCAGAAGACCGGACGGCTTACCGCCATGTGGCTGCCCCAGCACTACCAGGCATGGCAGGCGCGGATGGACCAGCTGAATGCCTGCACCGATTCCCATGCGCGCATGATCCCGCGCGAGCGCCTGGGCCGCGAGATCGGTTCCGATATTTATCACGGCGCGGCGCTGATCGAACACGCCGGCCACCTGCATCCCGCCCAGCTTTACGGCGGCATGCTGGCCGCCGCCCGCCGTGCCGGCGCGCGCGTGCATGGCAATACCCACGTGGCGGGCATCGAGCGCGTTGCGGGCGGCTACGCGCTGCGCACGGCCCGGGGCACCCTGCGCGCCGGGCAGGTGGTGATCGCCACGAATGGCTACACCGGCCCGGACATGGGCGAGCTGCGCCGCAAGGTCGTACCCATCGCCACGTACATGATCGCCACGGAAGAACTCGCGCCCGACCTGGCGGCCAGCATCCTGCCGACCAACCGCGCCGTTTCCGAGTCGCGCCGCGTCGTGAACCACTACCGGCTGTCTCCGGATGGACGCCGCCTGCTGTTCGGCGGCCGCGCGCGCTTCACGCCCGCCAGCGAGGAGACCACCGCCCGGCTGCTGCATCGCGCCATGCTCAGGCGTTTCCCGCAGCTGGCGGGGACCCGCATTACGCACAGCTGGGGCGGCAATGTCGCCATGACGCTGGATGCCATGCCGCACATCGGTGGCGCGGAGGGCCTGCACTACGCGCTGGGCTGCAATGGCAGCGGCGTAGCGATGATGAGCTACCTGGGACACAGTCTCGGGCGCAAAATCGCCGAGCAATCGCGCGGTCCGATCAACGCCTTCGACATGGGGGAAATTCCCGGTCATCCTTTCTACTTCGGCAATACATGGTTCCTGTTTGCCATCGGCAGCTGGTACCAGGCGCGGGATGCCTACGACCACTGGAGGGCTCGCTGA
- a CDS encoding IclR family transcriptional regulator — MNDNRSVQRCLAILRGFRGGPGQSLTALSKAVDLPHSTVLRLLNTLQGEGYVRKEGTLWSLTPQLLEIGFAALANTGVNEFIQSSLQELANRCNGTVNIGEKGRDEVIVIARASSDSERRKIVVVNLRVGSSMPDTSALYRALDMPEDQWAIARYPDRKVTTVAIPLFTSSARSLSLGLSVNDEEYPVARIETELVATLRTEREQIRRLMRLGEV; from the coding sequence ATGAATGATAATCGCTCGGTCCAGAGGTGTCTAGCCATCCTGCGCGGTTTTCGGGGCGGCCCCGGGCAATCCCTTACCGCGCTGTCGAAAGCGGTGGACCTGCCGCATTCCACCGTGCTGCGGCTGCTGAACACGCTGCAGGGCGAAGGCTATGTGCGCAAGGAAGGGACGCTGTGGTCCCTGACGCCGCAATTGCTGGAAATCGGTTTCGCCGCGCTGGCCAATACCGGGGTCAACGAATTCATCCAGTCGTCATTGCAGGAACTGGCCAACCGTTGCAACGGCACCGTCAATATCGGCGAAAAGGGCCGTGACGAGGTCATCGTCATCGCCCGCGCCAGCTCGGATTCGGAACGTCGCAAAATCGTGGTGGTGAACCTGCGGGTGGGCAGCTCGATGCCCGATACCAGTGCCCTGTATCGGGCGCTGGACATGCCGGAGGACCAATGGGCGATCGCGCGGTACCCCGACCGCAAGGTGACGACCGTGGCGATCCCGCTGTTCACCAGCTCGGCCCGCAGCCTGTCGCTGGGCTTGTCCGTGAACGACGAGGAATACCCCGTGGCGCGGATAGAAACCGAACTGGTCGCTACCCTGCGCACGGAGCGCGAGCAGATCCGCAGGCTGATGCGGTTGGGAGAGGTTTAG
- a CDS encoding RHS repeat-associated core domain-containing protein: MKTKAGFTGAYRDPVALGYPLGNGYRWHMPGSMRFNAPDSLSPFGPGGINAYAYCAGDPVNRSDPGGHMPSIVSDIIEGLRRLRRRRGAVPADSLAAVSADAAATAPAASTSHELVPASSAGSASVPVTAVSPAVASGKKYVPIVETWHPRFKGKGRIMVEEDKIKLGRPKLTSHYSNTPVDEVFRAGGIEARNPNFPDNTIVFTNKLYDPHPNDPYVAHYLPIPIFESTYAVGEGFRFEYFTISSPDGYALWKLGIEGWGDERIVLEHGKTPLSRVVAVRDRRGSRVIQHNPEFVNEFELSLPGHLKRAIEAAPSP, translated from the coding sequence ATGAAGACGAAGGCAGGCTTCACGGGTGCGTATCGGGATCCTGTTGCCTTGGGCTATCCATTGGGCAATGGCTATCGGTGGCATATGCCGGGCTCGATGCGATTCAATGCCCCCGACAGCCTCAGTCCCTTCGGGCCTGGCGGCATCAATGCCTATGCCTATTGCGCGGGCGACCCGGTCAATCGCAGCGATCCTGGCGGCCATATGCCTTCGATCGTTAGCGACATCATCGAAGGCCTGCGCAGGTTGCGAAGGCGGCGTGGGGCGGTGCCCGCCGATTCCTTGGCCGCCGTATCGGCCGACGCGGCGGCGACCGCACCGGCTGCGTCTACCAGCCACGAACTTGTACCCGCTTCGTCTGCCGGCAGTGCGTCGGTGCCGGTGACGGCCGTCTCTCCAGCCGTCGCGTCCGGAAAAAAATACGTGCCTATTGTCGAAACCTGGCACCCTCGTTTCAAGGGCAAGGGAAGGATAATGGTGGAAGAGGACAAGATAAAGCTGGGAAGGCCGAAGTTGACATCGCACTACTCGAACACACCGGTAGACGAGGTGTTCCGGGCTGGCGGTATAGAGGCCCGGAATCCGAATTTCCCGGACAACACAATAGTGTTCACGAACAAGCTATACGATCCGCATCCCAACGATCCCTACGTAGCACATTATCTTCCGATACCTATTTTCGAGTCCACCTATGCCGTCGGCGAGGGTTTCCGCTTCGAATATTTCACCATCTCTTCGCCCGATGGCTATGCCTTGTGGAAGTTAGGAATAGAGGGCTGGGGCGATGAGCGCATCGTCCTGGAGCATGGCAAGACGCCGCTCAGTCGCGTTGTCGCGGTTCGGGATAGGCGCGGATCAAGGGTGATCCAGCACAATCCTGAATTCGTGAACGAGTTCGAGCTCTCCCTGCCTGGCCATCTTAAGCGTGCGATCGAGGCTGCGCCTTCCCCATGA
- a CDS encoding hydantoinase/oxoprolinase family protein: protein MGYRVGVDIGGSFTDFAVFDEDSGEIKSLKVFSRPDQPGEEVIAGVRMLGERYGIRPDEIRYFTHGTTVGINTVIQRKGLKLALFATENFCDVLELARLRTPDMYHLLSRRPEPLVKRSMVFGIAERMAPDGSVRKPLDENSVKQALRAARDAGAEGIVISLLHAYRNPAHEQRTREIVQALAPDLPVSCSSETWPIIREYERTITAVIGGYVQPRVAHYLGSLQGALKNAGVQPEPRLTKSNGGVMTAEQGKRDCVQMILSGTAAGVIGASHVAATAGIPRCLSLDIGGTSADIAVIVDGKPQYGVGELIGDFQIYIPSVSVSSVGEGGGSIAWVDPLGVLKVGPESAGSRPGPACYRRGGTRATITDAFVCCGLVGHSDLGYQAVEVDAQASRKAVGELASQLGRGIEETAEAIIQIAVSGMYTEVSGLVSRYGIDPRDYAVLAFGGAGPMLGCFLAREIKVKEIVVPPSPGTLSALGGLIADLKSDFLKTVYTDLTPANLQAVRDEFDVLRERARQWLEQEQGHLDGAEYVYSAEMRYRGQSYEIDTVLDPAHVAAGDVQAVARAFHEMHRRLYGHADERAPVQIVSLRVVISGNNDKPRFPRHEPVEGAPRPDRAVRVWLDGGFREVDLYSRSALAAGQHFTGPAIVAQDDCTTVIPAGHACRVDEYANLRIASEGAAS from the coding sequence ATGGGCTACAGAGTGGGCGTCGATATCGGCGGCTCTTTCACGGACTTCGCCGTATTCGACGAAGACAGCGGCGAGATCAAAAGCCTCAAGGTCTTCTCCCGGCCCGACCAGCCGGGCGAGGAAGTCATCGCGGGCGTGCGCATGCTGGGCGAGCGCTACGGCATCCGCCCCGACGAGATCCGCTATTTCACCCACGGCACCACCGTGGGCATCAACACCGTCATCCAGCGCAAGGGCCTGAAGCTGGCGCTCTTCGCCACGGAAAACTTCTGCGACGTCCTGGAACTGGCGCGCCTGAGAACGCCGGACATGTATCACCTGCTGTCGCGGCGTCCCGAGCCGCTGGTCAAGCGCAGCATGGTGTTCGGCATCGCCGAACGCATGGCGCCCGACGGCTCCGTGCGCAAGCCGCTGGACGAGAACAGCGTGAAGCAGGCGCTGCGGGCGGCACGCGATGCCGGCGCCGAAGGCATCGTGATTTCCCTGCTGCATGCCTATCGCAACCCCGCGCATGAGCAGCGCACCCGGGAGATCGTCCAGGCGCTCGCGCCCGACCTGCCGGTATCGTGCTCCAGCGAAACCTGGCCCATCATCCGCGAATACGAACGCACGATTACCGCGGTCATCGGCGGCTATGTCCAGCCGCGCGTGGCGCACTACCTGGGATCCCTGCAGGGCGCGCTGAAGAACGCCGGCGTGCAGCCCGAACCGCGCCTGACCAAGTCCAACGGCGGCGTGATGACGGCCGAGCAAGGCAAGCGCGATTGCGTGCAAATGATTCTGTCCGGCACGGCGGCCGGGGTGATCGGCGCCAGCCACGTGGCGGCCACCGCTGGCATTCCCCGCTGCCTCAGCCTGGATATCGGCGGCACCAGCGCCGACATCGCCGTGATCGTCGACGGCAAGCCGCAGTATGGCGTCGGCGAGCTGATCGGCGATTTCCAGATCTACATCCCGTCGGTGTCGGTATCGTCGGTGGGCGAAGGCGGCGGCTCGATCGCCTGGGTGGACCCGCTGGGCGTACTGAAAGTGGGTCCGGAAAGCGCCGGTTCGCGTCCCGGGCCGGCCTGCTACCGCCGTGGCGGCACGCGCGCCACCATTACGGACGCCTTCGTCTGCTGCGGCCTTGTCGGCCATTCCGACCTGGGCTACCAGGCCGTCGAGGTCGATGCCCAGGCCTCGCGCAAGGCGGTGGGCGAACTCGCCAGCCAGCTGGGCCGCGGCATCGAGGAAACCGCGGAAGCCATCATCCAGATCGCCGTGTCCGGCATGTACACCGAAGTCAGCGGCCTGGTGTCGCGCTACGGGATAGACCCGCGCGACTACGCGGTGCTGGCCTTCGGCGGCGCCGGCCCCATGCTGGGCTGCTTCCTGGCCCGCGAAATCAAGGTAAAGGAAATCGTCGTCCCGCCCTCGCCCGGCACACTCAGCGCCCTGGGCGGGCTGATCGCCGATCTCAAGAGCGACTTCCTGAAAACCGTCTACACGGACCTGACTCCCGCCAACCTGCAAGCCGTGCGCGACGAATTCGATGTGCTGCGCGAGCGCGCGCGGCAATGGCTGGAGCAGGAACAAGGCCACCTGGACGGCGCCGAATACGTCTACTCGGCAGAGATGCGCTATCGCGGGCAGTCGTACGAGATCGACACCGTGCTGGACCCGGCCCATGTCGCGGCGGGCGATGTGCAAGCCGTGGCGCGGGCCTTTCACGAGATGCATCGCCGCCTGTACGGCCACGCCGACGAACGGGCGCCTGTACAGATCGTCAGCCTGCGCGTGGTGATATCCGGCAACAACGACAAGCCGCGCTTCCCGCGCCACGAACCGGTCGAGGGCGCGCCGCGGCCCGACCGGGCCGTGCGCGTATGGCTGGATGGCGGTTTCCGCGAGGTAGACCTGTACAGCCGCTCCGCGCTGGCGGCCGGCCAGCACTTCACGGGTCCCGCCATCGTGGCCCAGGACGACTGCACCACCGTCATTCCGGCGGGCCATGCCTGCCGCGTCGACGAATACGCCAACCTGCGCATCGCTTCCGAAGGAGCCGCATCGTGA
- a CDS encoding Bug family tripartite tricarboxylate transporter substrate binding protein, protein MNTQRRSALKILAGLCGASALPRFAVAQPGAYPAGPVTVIVPYGSGGSTDVIARLLVNDVSERLGGKFIVENKPGAAGNIGTRQVAVSRPDGSALLYSTATPFCINPYVYKTLPFDPDNDFTAVSRTAKLPLVLVANAGLGIKNAQEFVDYLRTHQKDCSFSSYGIGTSSHIAGTIFTRKIGASGVLHVPYKDMTAMSDLAAGRNTFHIDAWSVVDPLVKAGKLAALAVSSSEPLPWAPKLPTIASVIKSDYEVVTWHAVFAPRKTPGDVVQLLNREFQMTIDKPGIQKTYTEQGFLAYPPATPGEIDAFVKADKARWKGYVEAAGITPS, encoded by the coding sequence ATGAATACGCAGCGTCGCAGTGCCTTGAAAATCCTGGCCGGTCTGTGCGGAGCCTCCGCCCTGCCCCGCTTCGCGGTGGCGCAGCCGGGCGCGTATCCCGCCGGTCCGGTTACCGTGATCGTGCCGTACGGGTCCGGCGGCAGCACGGACGTGATCGCCCGCCTGCTGGTCAACGATGTGAGCGAGCGCCTTGGCGGCAAGTTCATCGTGGAGAACAAGCCCGGCGCGGCCGGCAATATCGGCACGCGTCAGGTGGCGGTTTCGCGCCCCGACGGCAGCGCGCTGCTGTATTCGACCGCGACGCCGTTCTGCATCAATCCCTATGTGTACAAGACGCTGCCCTTCGACCCGGACAACGATTTCACCGCGGTGTCGCGCACGGCGAAGCTGCCCCTGGTGCTGGTCGCGAACGCCGGCCTGGGGATCAAGAATGCGCAGGAATTCGTCGACTATCTGCGCACGCACCAGAAGGATTGCAGCTTCAGTTCCTACGGCATCGGAACATCGAGCCATATCGCCGGCACCATTTTCACGCGCAAAATCGGCGCGAGCGGCGTGCTGCACGTCCCCTACAAGGACATGACCGCGATGTCGGACCTGGCGGCCGGCCGCAATACCTTCCACATCGACGCGTGGTCGGTGGTGGACCCGCTGGTGAAGGCGGGCAAGCTGGCGGCGCTGGCGGTGTCCAGCAGCGAACCGCTGCCGTGGGCGCCCAAGCTTCCCACCATCGCCAGCGTGATCAAGAGCGATTACGAGGTCGTGACGTGGCACGCGGTGTTCGCGCCCCGAAAGACGCCCGGCGATGTCGTCCAGCTGTTGAACCGGGAATTCCAGATGACGATAGATAAGCCGGGGATTCAGAAGACCTATACCGAGCAAGGGTTTCTTGCCTATCCTCCCGCGACACCCGGAGAGATCGATGCCTTCGTTAAGGCCGACAAGGCGCGGTGGAAGGGGTATGTAGAAGCGGCAGGGATTACGCCTTCCTAG
- a CDS encoding ABC transporter ATP-binding protein, with protein sequence MTTQDAVLELRGLRTEFRIGGAWHAAVRDVSLSVKRNETLAVVGESGSGKSVTALSILRLLPAAGARHGGGQVLLEGKDLAALPEKEMARLRGDAIAMIFQEPMTSLNPTMTVGDQIAEAIRQHRRISWRAARGLALQALEEVKIPAAASRYDDYPHQFSGGMRQRVMIAMALACKPRVLLADEPTTALDVTIQAQILSLLADLKAARGMAVVFITHNLGVVAQIADRVAVMYAGEVVETADVDALFARPTHPYTEALLRAMPRVDADADALDPIPGGVPAITAIPQGCAYAPRCPLKQSRCETTRPLLATVQGSHQVRCLVRAPSEGQS encoded by the coding sequence ATGACGACACAGGATGCCGTACTGGAGCTGCGCGGCCTGCGCACGGAATTCCGCATCGGCGGCGCCTGGCACGCCGCCGTCCGCGACGTCTCGCTTTCGGTCAAGCGCAACGAAACGCTGGCCGTGGTGGGCGAATCGGGCAGCGGCAAGAGCGTGACCGCGCTGTCCATCCTGCGCCTGCTGCCCGCGGCCGGTGCGCGCCACGGCGGCGGCCAGGTACTGCTGGAAGGCAAGGACCTGGCCGCCCTGCCGGAAAAGGAGATGGCGCGCCTGCGCGGCGATGCCATCGCCATGATCTTCCAGGAGCCGATGACCTCGCTGAACCCGACGATGACGGTGGGCGACCAGATCGCGGAAGCCATCCGCCAGCATCGGCGCATTTCCTGGCGCGCGGCGCGCGGACTGGCGCTGCAGGCACTGGAAGAAGTCAAGATCCCGGCGGCGGCCAGCCGCTACGACGACTACCCGCACCAGTTCTCCGGCGGCATGCGCCAGCGGGTGATGATCGCCATGGCGCTGGCCTGCAAGCCCCGCGTCCTGCTGGCCGACGAACCCACCACGGCGCTGGACGTGACCATCCAGGCGCAGATCCTGAGCCTGCTGGCCGACCTGAAAGCCGCCCGCGGCATGGCGGTGGTGTTCATCACCCACAACCTGGGCGTGGTGGCGCAGATCGCCGACCGCGTGGCCGTCATGTACGCCGGCGAGGTCGTCGAGACCGCCGACGTGGATGCGCTGTTCGCGCGCCCCACGCATCCGTACACGGAGGCCCTGCTGCGCGCCATGCCCCGCGTGGATGCCGACGCCGACGCCCTGGATCCCATTCCGGGCGGCGTGCCGGCCATCACCGCCATCCCGCAAGGCTGCGCCTATGCGCCCCGTTGTCCCCTGAAGCAGTCCCGCTGCGAAACCACGCGCCCCCTCCTTGCCACCGTGCAGGGATCGCACCAGGTGCGCTGCCTGGTGCGTGCGCCATCGGAAGGACAGTCATGA
- a CDS encoding hydantoinase B/oxoprolinase family protein, which translates to MTVDNFRLQVLANHCTAAAEAMGYTLMRTAYSTFVKETEDFSAQLMTPSGKTFASPKTFGATWYTGLDYGRVIAMFDDYREGDIYLTNDPYSGYVATHTPDMHVWKPVFRDGRLVCFVGSHIHNTDMGGAVPASLSRTLTEVHQEGLRIPPMLLMRDGVIDDKLLRIMQVNVRMPEQNRGDLNAQIAALNVGERKVHEIIDRFGVDEFMQGAEAILDYAEQQTRALIRDIPDGDYAFSEYADEDSVAGYPCRIHITLRVRGDELEMDFTGSDPQVASSLNVPTGGDGHHSVITVGLIYVMHTLAPRNVLNAGSVRPMRAVLPEGSVVNPQAPAAVGMRSLMAAVIQACTFGVFNRALPDRLPACPAGGSTLLNVKTATREGRQVLSSIGPCGGGAGGGPEYDGVEGCGANNAFLKNTPVEINEAEVPIEIIRYGLVPDTGGAGRLRGGNAATMEFKLLAPNGVVTARNRNRSELAAWGVVGGKAGANSRFIKNPDTPAAEELRNSDLVNCAPGDVIRLQGPAGGGYGDPFQRPVDKVLEDVRCGFVSPERARQAYGVAIRDDMTVDEAATRALRDPAGRAGTGTDGAAGATAPRVAGQAHFDYGPGRSRFESIWTAARYEAMTHIMAAIPVSWRHFVKHRMFAALAGTEPPVDGGAADIERIYRELSERYADLPTLDAIASGAPAAGREAA; encoded by the coding sequence GTGACCGTGGACAATTTCCGCCTGCAGGTGCTGGCCAACCACTGCACCGCCGCCGCCGAGGCCATGGGCTATACGCTGATGCGCACGGCCTATTCCACTTTCGTCAAGGAGACCGAGGACTTTTCCGCGCAATTGATGACGCCTTCGGGCAAGACCTTCGCCTCGCCCAAGACCTTCGGCGCGACCTGGTACACCGGCCTGGACTACGGCCGCGTGATCGCGATGTTCGACGACTATCGCGAAGGCGACATCTACCTGACCAACGACCCCTATAGCGGCTACGTGGCCACGCACACGCCGGACATGCATGTGTGGAAGCCCGTATTCCGCGACGGGCGCCTGGTGTGCTTCGTGGGCAGCCACATCCACAACACCGATATGGGCGGCGCGGTGCCGGCGTCGCTGTCGCGCACCCTGACGGAGGTCCACCAGGAAGGCCTGCGCATACCGCCCATGCTGCTGATGCGCGACGGCGTGATCGACGACAAGCTGCTGCGCATCATGCAGGTCAACGTGCGCATGCCCGAGCAGAACCGCGGCGACCTGAACGCGCAGATCGCCGCGCTGAATGTCGGCGAACGCAAGGTGCACGAGATCATCGACCGCTTCGGCGTCGACGAGTTCATGCAGGGGGCGGAGGCCATCCTGGACTACGCGGAGCAGCAGACGCGCGCCTTGATCCGCGACATCCCCGACGGCGACTACGCGTTCTCCGAGTACGCCGACGAGGACTCGGTGGCAGGTTATCCCTGCCGCATCCACATCACGCTGCGCGTGCGCGGCGACGAGCTGGAGATGGACTTCACGGGCAGCGATCCGCAGGTGGCCTCATCGCTGAACGTGCCCACCGGGGGCGACGGCCACCACTCCGTGATTACGGTCGGGCTGATCTACGTCATGCATACGCTGGCGCCGCGCAACGTGCTGAACGCCGGCTCGGTGCGCCCCATGCGCGCCGTCCTGCCCGAAGGCTCGGTCGTCAATCCGCAAGCGCCCGCCGCGGTGGGCATGCGCAGCCTGATGGCGGCCGTGATCCAGGCCTGCACCTTCGGCGTGTTCAACCGCGCGCTGCCGGACCGGCTGCCCGCCTGCCCCGCCGGCGGCTCCACGCTGCTGAACGTCAAGACCGCGACTCGCGAGGGCCGCCAGGTGCTGTCCTCCATCGGCCCTTGCGGCGGCGGCGCCGGCGGCGGCCCGGAGTACGACGGCGTGGAAGGCTGCGGCGCGAACAATGCTTTCCTGAAGAATACGCCCGTGGAAATCAATGAGGCCGAGGTGCCCATCGAGATCATCCGCTACGGCCTGGTGCCGGATACCGGCGGGGCGGGCCGCCTGCGCGGCGGCAATGCCGCGACCATGGAGTTCAAGCTGCTGGCGCCCAACGGCGTGGTTACCGCGCGCAACCGCAACCGTTCCGAGCTGGCCGCCTGGGGCGTGGTCGGCGGCAAGGCCGGCGCGAACTCGCGCTTCATCAAGAATCCCGACACGCCCGCGGCCGAGGAATTGCGCAACAGCGACCTGGTCAACTGCGCGCCCGGCGATGTCATCCGCCTGCAGGGACCGGCCGGCGGCGGCTATGGCGATCCCTTCCAGCGCCCCGTCGATAAAGTACTGGAGGACGTGCGCTGCGGCTTCGTCTCGCCGGAGCGCGCCCGCCAGGCCTATGGGGTGGCGATACGCGACGATATGACGGTGGACGAGGCCGCCACGCGCGCGCTGCGCGACCCGGCAGGCCGCGCGGGCACCGGGACCGACGGCGCGGCGGGCGCCACGGCGCCGCGCGTGGCGGGGCAGGCGCATTTCGACTACGGCCCTGGACGCTCGCGCTTCGAAAGCATCTGGACCGCCGCGCGCTACGAGGCCATGACACACATCATGGCCGCGATACCGGTCAGTTGGCGCCATTTCGTGAAGCACCGGATGTTCGCCGCGCTGGCAGGCACCGAACCGCCGGTCGACGGCGGCGCCGCCGATATCGAGCGCATCTACCGGGAGCTGAGCGAGCGCTATGCCGACCTGCCCACGCTGGACGCGATCGCGTCCGGCGCGCCGGCGGCCGGACGCGAGGCGGCTTGA
- a CDS encoding ABC transporter ATP-binding protein — MSKGKQPVANDVDSSAPGGASAADAAPLLRVRGLVKHFHSGGGLLGGRRQTVHAVNGVSFDVRRGQSLGLVGESGCGKSTVARMLLRLIEHDAGSIVFDGQDVGAANGARLRALRQRMQIVFQDPYASLNPRRTVRQALSEPLHVHGKGDAAWIDAKVSRTIQEVGLPLSALDRYPHEFSGGQRQRIGIARALVLDPQLIVADEPVSALDVSVQAQILQLLERLKRERGLSFVFVSHDLGVVRHFCDTVCVMYLGRIIEQGPTRQVLDAPRHPYSRVLRDSSPVPDPRARIALGKIAGEIPSPTDLPPGCTFHPRCAQARPDCSARIPELEHRSGAADRAVACFYPLTPTPDRA, encoded by the coding sequence ATGAGCAAAGGCAAGCAACCCGTGGCGAACGATGTGGACTCCTCCGCGCCCGGCGGGGCTTCGGCAGCGGACGCCGCCCCGCTCCTGCGGGTGCGCGGACTGGTCAAGCATTTCCACAGCGGCGGCGGATTGCTCGGCGGCCGCCGCCAGACGGTCCATGCCGTCAACGGCGTGTCTTTCGACGTGCGGCGCGGCCAGTCGCTGGGCCTGGTGGGGGAATCCGGCTGCGGCAAATCCACCGTGGCGCGCATGCTCCTGCGCCTGATCGAGCACGACGCCGGCAGCATCGTCTTCGACGGGCAGGATGTGGGTGCGGCAAACGGCGCGCGGCTGCGCGCCCTGCGCCAGCGCATGCAGATCGTCTTCCAGGATCCGTATGCTTCGCTGAATCCCCGGCGGACGGTACGGCAGGCCTTGTCCGAACCGCTGCATGTGCATGGCAAGGGGGACGCCGCCTGGATAGACGCCAAGGTATCCCGGACCATCCAGGAAGTGGGCCTGCCGCTATCCGCCCTGGACCGCTACCCGCATGAATTTTCCGGCGGCCAGCGCCAGCGCATCGGCATCGCCCGCGCCCTGGTCCTGGATCCGCAGCTGATCGTGGCCGACGAGCCGGTATCCGCCCTGGACGTGTCCGTGCAGGCGCAGATCCTGCAACTGCTGGAGCGCCTGAAGCGCGAACGCGGCCTGTCCTTCGTATTCGTCTCGCATGACCTGGGCGTGGTCCGCCATTTCTGCGACACCGTCTGCGTCATGTACCTGGGCCGCATCATCGAGCAGGGTCCCACGCGGCAGGTGCTGGATGCCCCACGGCATCCCTATAGCCGCGTGCTGCGCGATTCCTCGCCCGTGCCGGATCCGCGGGCCCGCATCGCCCTGGGCAAGATCGCCGGGGAAATCCCTTCTCCGACCGATCTGCCGCCGGGCTGTACCTTCCATCCGCGCTGCGCGCAGGCGCGGCCGGACTGCTCGGCACGGATACCGGAACTGGAACACCGGTCCGGCGCCGCAGATCGCGCGGTCGCATGTTTCTATCCGCTGACGCCGACGCCCGATCGCGCTTGA